The Aphanothece sacrum FPU1 nucleotide sequence CTGCGAGAATTTAAGTTAAATGACCCCTGGTACATTAAACCCCAAGAAAAAGATGGCCGGGGTTGGGGTGGTACCGAAGCGAGTCGTGGGGCCTTGTGTCACTGGGTCGAAGTAGAAGGGGGTAAAATCAAGAATTATCAAGTTATTGCCCCGACGACTTGGAATGTGGGGCCAAGGGATGGTACACATACCAGAGGGCCCATTGAAGAAGCTTTAGTAGGTATTCCTATTGAAGACCCCACCAACCCCGTAGAAGTGGGTCATGTGGCCCGTTCTTTTGATTCTTGTTTAGTGTGTACGGTTCATGCTCATGATGCTAAGACAGGGGAAGAATTAGCCAGGTTCCGTACTAATTAATTGTTTATTGCGGTTTTAATGTAGGGGTCAACGGCCGTTGACCCCTACAATATTTATTATTAGTTCTAAACTCAAAAGATAGTGAATGAAACAAGCATTTCAGACGAAGCATTAGTCATTCGAGGAGGTCGTAACCGTCCAGAAGATATTAGACGAGGTATCGGAACTCACCCTTGTGGAATTACTGGCATTTCAGTGGAAAGTGGAGTAGGCTTAAAGGTGGAACAATTGGCTAAAAACATCCCTCATGGTCAAATTGGTATCACAACAGTTAGGGAGAAATTGTTAGCGAGATCGCAGGAGGACTCAACTTCAAAAGAAAAAAACTTCTTGCCTTATTGGAACGAGTTATGTCAGGAACTATCGGAACAATTGTTGTCGCTCACAAAGACAGATTGGCAAGATTTGGGTTCGATTGGCTTAACTGGTTCTGTCAGCAATTTGACTGTACAATCGTGGTTCTCAACGAGACAAACCTTTCTCCAGAAGCAGAAATGGTTGAAGACATCCTTGCTATCCTCCACTGCTTCTCAAGCAGATTGTATGGACTCAGAAAATATAAAACTCAGATCAAGAAAGATCAAGATTTACCCCACTCCAGAACTCAAAATAATGTGGAATAAATGGGCAGCTGCTTGTCGATATTGTTTCAATCAAGCTATTGCTTATCAGAAAAAAAACGGCAGGATGGGTAAAACTAAATTAAGGAATATTATCATGCAGTCAAACCTACCTGAGTGGGTAAAAGAAACACCATGTCATATAAGACAGAATGCTATTTTTGATGCTCACCAGGCTTACACCGCGAGTAAAGATTGTAAGTTTAGAAATTGCCATGCCCCTCGACAAACTATTAAGTTTAATAACAGTAATTTTGCTCAGGGAAAATGGTATCCGAACGTAACAAAAGGGTTAGAGTTTGAATCGTCGGAACCTATCCCCTTAAAAAATGCTTACGCAACCCAGTTAATCAAAAGTAAGTCGGGTGAATGGTTTGCCGTCTTTTTAAACTCCGTTGAGCAAGCCGAAAACTCAAACAATAATATAATTAGTTTAGATCCTGGTGTTAGAACATTTTTAACTGGGTTTGATGGGCAACGGTTTATTGAGATTGGGCAAAAGGATATTGGGAAAATCAATCGACTCTGTTCTTACCTAGATGATTTAATGAGGTTCGTCAAATGGGTGGTGATGTTATTCGTACCTCTGGAAGAAGCAATAATCATGCAACGCTAACAGGTTTAACCCCCGAACAAATTAGTTATTTGTTGACACCAACGATTCCTAATCCAACTAAAAATAATTAAGGACTAAAATAATGATGAATAAATTAAGAGTCTTTGCTGATTTTCATAATGCTGATGCTCAAGGTCGTTTACGGTTAAATTGTACGGGAACTCTTGAGGATTTAAGCTGTCAAAATATTTGTCTAAAAAAGGGACAAGAATTAACTTTGTATAGTGAAGAATTAGAAGTTGATGGTATAGTCCAATATTCCTCACAAGAAAATCTTTGGGTTGCTGTGATTGATTGGGATAAAATTAGAGAAATTGGTGATCTGAATGTTAAAGAAAGTACCGCAATATCCATTGCTTAAATTTTATTACCTACTTATACACTATTATTTTTATGTCTAAGACGCTTTACGATCAAGATTTTCAAATATGGCTACAACAAACTATTTGTCACTTACAGAAGGGCGAATTTTCTGCTTTAGATATTGATAACTTAATTGAGGAATTAACCGAGTTGGGAAAATCAGAAAAAAGAACGTTAGAAAGTAATTTGATGATTCTTTTAGCTCATTTACTCAAATTAAAAGTACAACATCATGCACCCCCATCAATGAAAGATAGCTGGTATCGTTCTGTTATCGAACATCGTCAGCGAGTTCACAAAAATTTAAGGGATACTCCTTCTCTTAAATCTTATCTAGAAACTGCTATTAAAGAAGCTTACTCCGATGCTCGTAAAATAGCAATTAAGGAAGGAAAATTAGCTCAATTTGGTGTTCGTATTCCCCAAGAAAGTAAGTATCCTAAAAGTTGTCCTTTTTTGA carries:
- a CDS encoding Ivy family c-type lysozyme inhibitor — encoded protein: MWNKWAAACRYCFNQAIAYQKKNGRMGKTKLRNIIMQSNLPEWVKETPCHIRQNAIFDAHQAYTASKDCKFRNCHAPRQTIKFNNSNFAQGKWYPNVTKGLEFESSEPIPLKNAYATQLIKSKSGEWFAVFLNSVEQAENSNNNIISLDPGVRTFLTGFDGQRFIEIGQKDIGKINRLCSYLDDLMRFVKWVVMLFVPLEEAIIMQR
- a CDS encoding DUF29 domain-containing protein — translated: MSKTLYDQDFQIWLQQTICHLQKGEFSALDIDNLIEELTELGKSEKRTLESNLMILLAHLLKLKVQHHAPPSMKDSWYRSVIEHRQRVHKNLRDTPSLKSYLETAIKEAYSDARKIAIKEGKLAQFGVRIPQESKYPKSCPFLKEQILDEDFYGNG